In the genome of Rhodoferax sp. BAB1, one region contains:
- a CDS encoding DUF6352 family protein: MNFWPSCGYDRLQRNAQGWLAITPDYPRLFLDRPELALVPESCKAERKLHTALQDDPLQSVAPETLSRFKDADARDNYQLFLNFRDALLAAGTLEAYYLQLLRSGRITIPPLFIDLMVQAMLRGLLADNEDAQQLRAAELLFRPQRLTVQEGQVLAADQAVVDLYSENAGLGEIGRLLMENKSRLREAELAVLDASNAARYWERSERYHYLLDLTHEVQQELSHGLTLRMTRARSGLKALARVLELWVQHLLGVEVTIEPLARVDDAAWRWHIGLDTEATAILNDLYEEQAVEPERMQRLVSLFRLSFADPAQMQAELAGKPVYLGLAMNAQGLLRLKPQNLLLNLPLAAQQ, from the coding sequence ATGAACTTCTGGCCTTCCTGCGGTTACGACCGCCTGCAGCGCAATGCGCAGGGCTGGCTGGCCATCACGCCGGATTACCCGCGCCTTTTCCTCGACCGGCCCGAGCTGGCCCTGGTGCCCGAGTCCTGCAAGGCCGAGCGCAAGCTGCATACGGCCCTGCAAGACGATCCGCTACAGTCCGTCGCGCCGGAAACACTGTCGCGCTTCAAGGATGCCGATGCGCGTGACAACTACCAGCTCTTCCTGAACTTCCGCGACGCCCTGCTGGCCGCCGGCACGCTGGAGGCCTACTACCTGCAGTTGCTGCGCAGCGGCCGCATCACCATCCCGCCGCTGTTCATCGACCTCATGGTGCAGGCCATGCTGCGCGGCCTGCTGGCGGACAACGAAGACGCACAGCAGCTGCGCGCGGCCGAACTGCTGTTTCGCCCGCAGCGCCTGACCGTGCAGGAAGGCCAGGTGCTGGCAGCCGACCAGGCCGTGGTGGACCTGTACAGCGAGAACGCCGGCCTGGGCGAGATCGGCCGCCTGCTGATGGAAAACAAGTCCCGGCTGCGCGAGGCCGAGCTGGCGGTGCTCGACGCATCCAACGCCGCGCGTTACTGGGAACGCAGCGAGCGCTACCACTACCTGCTGGACCTCACGCACGAGGTTCAGCAGGAGCTGAGCCATGGCCTGACCCTGCGCATGACCCGTGCGCGCAGTGGCCTGAAGGCGCTGGCGCGGGTGCTGGAGCTCTGGGTGCAGCACCTGCTGGGTGTGGAAGTGACGATCGAGCCGCTGGCACGTGTGGACGACGCGGCCTGGCGCTGGCATATCGGACTGGATACCGAGGCCACGGCCATCCTCAACGATCTGTACGAAGAGCAGGCCGTGGAGCCCGAGCGCATGCAGCGCCTGGTCAGCCTGTTCCGTCTGAGTTTTGCCGACCCGGCCCAGATGCAGGCCGAACTGGCGGGCAAACCGGTCTACCTGGGCCTGGCCATGAACGCGCAAGGCCTGCTACGCCTGAAGCCGCAGAACCTGTTGCTCAACCTGCCGCTGGCCGCGCAGCAATAA
- the icmF gene encoding fused isobutyryl-CoA mutase/GTPase IcmF — translation MTDLSADFKALANYRPTHKVRFVTAASLFDGHDAAINIMRRILQGMGAEVIHLGHNRSVDEVVTAALQEDVQGIAISSYQGGHVEYFKYMMDLLKARGGAHIQVFGGGGGVIVPSEIRELQAYGVTRIYSPEDGQRMGLAGMIGEMVMRCDRDISALAPKKIETLQGHGEAAWRALAQLMTALENGSADAGLVTHLREQAAAKKVPVLGITGTGGAGKSSLTDELIRRLRLDQGDVLRVAVISIDPSRRKSGGALLGDRIRMNAISPWAQGARVFMRSLATRDAGSEISAALPDVVAACKCAGFDLIVVETSGIGQGDAAIVPHVDVPLYVMTPEFGAASQLEKIDMLDFAEFVAINKFDRKGAPDALRDVAKQVQRNREAWSMPPEQMPVFGTMAARFNDDGVTALYQALKVRLGVLGLKLETGRLPAVAVRHSSNQSPIVPGARTRYLAEISDTVRGYKRRARAQARLAREVQQLKAAAAMLKQDKPDRAKAAEAAIDLAQSRELQMDDDASRLLAQWPAMQQAYAGDEYVVKIRDKEIRTALTTKSLSGTTIRKVALPPYEDHGEILKWLMLDNVPGSYPYTAGTFAFKRENEDPTRMFAGEGDPFRTNKRFKLLSSGMPAKRLSTAFDSVTLYGNDPDPRPDIYGKVGNSGVSIATLDDMKVLYEGFDLCDPATSVSMTINGPAPTILAMFMNTAIDQYLEKFRTDNGRAPTDTESEKIREWVLENVRGTVQADILKEDQGQNTCIFSTEFSLKVMGDIAEFFVHHGVRNFYSVSISGYHIAEAGANPISQLAFTLSNGLTLVEAYLARGMHIDDFAPNLSFFFSNGMDPEYTVMGRVARRIWAVAMKEKYGANERSQKLKYHIQTSGRSLHAQEIQFNDIRTTLQALIAIYDNCNSLHTNAFDEAITTPTEDSVRRAMAIQLIINREWGLAKNENPSQGAFIIEELTELVEEAVLAEFERISERGGVLGAMETGYQRGKIQDESMTYEMLKHTGELPIIGVNTFRNPHGDTVMEKLELARSTEEEKQSQLQRLADFHARHAAAAPAQLQRLQQAVIENRNVFEVLMDAVRVCSLGQITTALFEVGGQYRRNM, via the coding sequence ATGACCGACCTGTCCGCCGACTTCAAGGCCCTCGCGAATTACCGTCCGACCCACAAGGTGCGTTTTGTCACCGCGGCCAGCCTGTTCGACGGGCACGACGCGGCCATCAACATCATGCGGCGCATCCTGCAGGGCATGGGCGCCGAGGTCATTCACCTGGGGCACAACCGCAGCGTGGACGAGGTCGTCACCGCCGCGCTGCAGGAAGACGTGCAGGGCATCGCGATCAGCTCCTACCAGGGCGGCCACGTCGAGTACTTCAAGTACATGATGGACCTGCTCAAGGCGCGCGGCGGCGCGCACATCCAGGTTTTCGGAGGCGGCGGCGGGGTCATCGTGCCCAGCGAGATCCGCGAGCTGCAGGCCTACGGCGTGACGCGCATCTACAGCCCGGAGGACGGCCAGCGCATGGGCCTGGCCGGCATGATCGGCGAAATGGTCATGCGCTGTGACCGGGACATCAGCGCCCTGGCGCCGAAAAAAATCGAAACCCTCCAGGGCCATGGTGAAGCGGCCTGGCGCGCCCTGGCCCAGCTCATGACCGCACTCGAGAATGGCAGTGCCGATGCGGGGCTGGTCACGCACTTGCGCGAGCAAGCAGCAGCCAAGAAGGTTCCTGTGCTGGGCATCACCGGCACCGGCGGGGCTGGCAAGAGCTCGCTCACCGATGAGCTGATCCGCCGCCTGCGCCTGGACCAGGGCGACGTGCTGCGCGTGGCCGTGATCAGCATCGACCCTTCGCGCCGCAAGAGCGGCGGCGCCCTGCTGGGCGACCGCATCCGCATGAACGCGATTTCCCCTTGGGCTCAGGGTGCCAGGGTTTTCATGCGCTCCCTCGCCACACGCGATGCGGGCAGCGAGATCAGCGCCGCCCTGCCCGACGTGGTGGCCGCCTGCAAGTGTGCCGGCTTCGACCTCATCGTGGTCGAGACCTCGGGCATAGGCCAGGGCGACGCCGCCATCGTGCCGCATGTGGACGTGCCACTCTACGTGATGACACCCGAGTTCGGCGCCGCCAGCCAGCTCGAAAAGATCGACATGCTGGATTTCGCCGAGTTCGTGGCCATCAACAAGTTCGACCGCAAGGGCGCGCCCGACGCGCTGCGCGACGTGGCCAAGCAGGTGCAGCGCAACCGCGAGGCCTGGAGTATGCCGCCCGAGCAGATGCCGGTTTTCGGCACCATGGCTGCGCGCTTCAACGACGACGGCGTGACCGCGCTCTACCAGGCACTCAAGGTGCGGCTGGGCGTGCTGGGCCTGAAACTCGAGACCGGGCGCCTGCCCGCCGTGGCCGTGCGTCACAGCAGCAACCAGAGCCCCATCGTGCCTGGTGCCCGCACGCGTTACCTGGCCGAAATTTCCGACACCGTGCGCGGCTACAAGCGCCGGGCGCGGGCGCAGGCCCGGCTGGCGCGCGAAGTTCAGCAGCTCAAGGCCGCCGCGGCGATGCTCAAGCAGGACAAGCCCGACCGCGCCAAGGCCGCCGAGGCGGCGATCGATCTGGCGCAGTCGCGCGAGCTGCAGATGGACGACGACGCCAGCCGCTTGCTGGCCCAGTGGCCGGCCATGCAACAGGCTTATGCCGGCGACGAGTACGTGGTGAAGATCCGCGACAAGGAGATCCGCACCGCGCTGACCACCAAATCGCTCTCGGGCACCACCATCCGCAAGGTGGCGCTGCCGCCATACGAGGACCACGGCGAGATCCTCAAATGGCTGATGCTGGACAACGTGCCCGGCAGTTATCCCTACACCGCCGGCACCTTTGCCTTCAAGCGCGAAAACGAGGACCCCACGCGCATGTTTGCGGGCGAGGGTGATCCCTTCCGCACCAACAAGCGCTTCAAGTTGCTCAGCTCGGGCATGCCGGCCAAGCGCCTGTCCACCGCCTTCGACTCGGTCACGCTTTACGGCAACGACCCCGACCCGCGCCCCGATATCTACGGCAAGGTCGGCAACTCGGGCGTGAGCATCGCCACCCTGGACGACATGAAGGTGCTCTACGAGGGCTTCGACCTCTGCGACCCGGCCACCTCGGTCAGCATGACCATCAACGGCCCGGCGCCCACCATCCTGGCCATGTTCATGAACACGGCCATCGACCAGTACCTGGAAAAATTCAGGACCGACAACGGTCGCGCGCCCACCGACACCGAGTCGGAAAAGATCCGTGAGTGGGTGCTGGAGAACGTGCGCGGCACGGTGCAGGCCGACATCCTCAAGGAAGACCAGGGCCAGAACACCTGCATCTTCTCGACCGAGTTTTCATTGAAGGTGATGGGCGACATCGCCGAGTTTTTCGTGCACCACGGCGTGCGCAACTTCTACTCGGTGTCCATCAGCGGTTACCACATCGCCGAAGCCGGCGCCAACCCCATCAGCCAGCTGGCCTTCACCCTGTCCAACGGCCTCACGCTGGTGGAGGCGTACCTCGCGCGCGGCATGCACATCGACGACTTCGCGCCTAACCTGTCCTTCTTCTTCTCCAACGGCATGGACCCCGAGTACACCGTGATGGGCCGTGTCGCGCGTCGCATCTGGGCCGTGGCCATGAAGGAGAAGTACGGTGCGAATGAACGCTCGCAGAAGTTGAAGTACCACATCCAGACCAGCGGCCGCAGCCTGCACGCGCAGGAGATCCAGTTCAACGACATCCGTACCACGCTGCAGGCGCTGATCGCCATCTACGACAACTGCAACAGCCTGCACACCAACGCCTTCGACGAGGCCATCACCACGCCCACCGAAGATTCCGTGCGCCGTGCCATGGCCATCCAGCTCATCATCAACCGCGAGTGGGGGCTGGCCAAGAACGAGAACCCCAGCCAGGGCGCCTTCATCATCGAGGAGCTGACCGAGCTGGTGGAGGAGGCCGTGCTGGCCGAGTTCGAGCGCATCAGCGAGCGCGGTGGTGTGCTGGGCGCCATGGAGACGGGTTACCAGCGCGGCAAGATCCAGGACGAGAGCATGACCTACGAGATGCTCAAGCACACCGGCGAGCTGCCCATCATCGGCGTCAACACCTTCCGCAACCCGCACGGCGACACCGTGATGGAGAAGCTGGAACTGGCGCGCTCGACCGAAGAGGAAAAACAGAGCCAGCTCCAGCGCCTGGCCGATTTCCACGCGCGCCATGCAGCCGCGGCGCCGGCGCAGTTGCAGCGCCTGCAGCAGGCCGTGATCGAAAACAGGAACGTGTTCGAGGTGCTGATGGACGCCGTGCGTGTCTGCTCCCTGGGCCAGATCACGACCGCGTTGTTCGAGGTCGGCGGCCAGTACCGACGCAATATGTAG
- a CDS encoding rhodanese-like domain-containing protein codes for MAVRPAEGYAGNVTPQLAWSWVQSGEAVLVDVRSDAEREWVGFVPDSVGLAWKQWPGMVPNPNFDAAVRAAVPPGKKAVMLCRSGVRSIAAARRATELGIEAYNILEGFEGDPDAQAHRGRKGGWRYHGLPWRQG; via the coding sequence ATGGCTGTGCGCCCAGCCGAGGGCTACGCGGGCAACGTCACGCCGCAGCTGGCCTGGTCATGGGTGCAGTCCGGCGAGGCCGTGCTGGTCGATGTGCGAAGCGATGCCGAGCGCGAATGGGTGGGCTTCGTGCCGGACAGCGTGGGCCTGGCCTGGAAGCAGTGGCCGGGCATGGTGCCGAATCCGAATTTTGATGCCGCCGTGCGCGCGGCCGTGCCGCCGGGCAAGAAGGCAGTCATGCTGTGCCGCAGCGGGGTACGGTCGATTGCCGCTGCGCGTCGCGCCACAGAACTCGGCATCGAGGCCTACAACATCCTTGAAGGTTTCGAGGGTGATCCGGACGCGCAGGCGCATCGCGGCCGCAAGGGTGGCTGGCGTTACCACGGCCTGCCCTGGCGACAGGGCTGA
- a CDS encoding TRAP transporter substrate-binding protein, whose product MTDNKSPNRRSLLKGVAVAAGAMAAPMVATAQTTTSLRFQSTWPSKDIFHEYASDFAKKVNDMASGKLKIEVLPAGSVVPAFQLLEAVNKGTLDGGHGVVAYHYGKNSALALWGSGPSFGMDPNMLLAWHNYGGGKALLEEIYKSINMDVVSYLYGPMPTQPFGWFKKPITKVADVKGTKFRTVGLAVDMYTDMGAAVNPLPGGEIVPALDRGLIDGAEFNNASSDRLLGFPDVVKNCMLQSFHQSGEQFEILFNKGKLNALPAELKSIIDYAVQAASADMSWKAIERNSKDYIELKKSGIKFYKTPNAVLQAQLASWDKIMAKKGGENALFKKVLDSQRAYAERATQWQNDYTVDFKMASNHYFGKKPAKKA is encoded by the coding sequence GTGACCGATAACAAATCCCCGAACCGTCGCAGCCTGCTCAAGGGCGTTGCCGTTGCCGCCGGCGCCATGGCTGCCCCCATGGTTGCCACTGCGCAGACCACCACGAGCCTGCGCTTCCAGAGCACCTGGCCGTCCAAGGACATCTTCCACGAGTACGCCAGCGACTTCGCCAAGAAGGTCAACGACATGGCCAGCGGCAAGCTCAAGATCGAAGTGCTGCCCGCAGGCTCCGTCGTGCCGGCCTTCCAGCTGCTCGAGGCCGTGAACAAGGGCACGCTGGACGGCGGCCATGGCGTGGTGGCCTACCACTACGGCAAGAACTCGGCCCTGGCCCTGTGGGGCTCCGGCCCGTCCTTCGGCATGGACCCCAACATGCTGCTGGCCTGGCACAACTACGGCGGCGGCAAGGCCCTGCTGGAAGAGATCTACAAGTCCATCAACATGGACGTCGTCTCCTACCTCTACGGCCCCATGCCCACCCAGCCCTTCGGCTGGTTCAAGAAGCCGATCACCAAGGTCGCCGACGTCAAGGGCACCAAGTTCCGCACCGTGGGCCTGGCCGTTGACATGTACACCGACATGGGCGCTGCCGTGAACCCGCTGCCCGGCGGCGAGATCGTGCCGGCCCTGGACCGCGGCCTGATTGACGGCGCCGAGTTCAACAACGCTTCCTCCGACCGCCTGCTGGGCTTCCCCGACGTGGTGAAGAACTGCATGCTGCAGAGCTTCCACCAGTCCGGCGAACAGTTCGAAATCCTGTTCAACAAGGGCAAGCTCAACGCCCTGCCGGCCGAACTCAAGTCCATCATCGACTACGCCGTGCAGGCCGCCAGCGCCGACATGAGCTGGAAGGCCATCGAGCGCAACTCGAAGGACTACATCGAGCTCAAGAAGTCCGGCATCAAGTTCTACAAGACCCCGAACGCCGTGCTGCAGGCGCAGCTGGCGTCCTGGGACAAGATCATGGCCAAGAAGGGCGGCGAGAACGCATTGTTCAAGAAGGTGCTGGATTCGCAGCGTGCCTACGCCGAGCGTGCCACCCAGTGGCAGAACGACTACACGGTGGACTTCAAGATGGCCTCCAACCACTACTTCGGCAAGAAGCCGGCCAAGAAGGCCTGA
- a CDS encoding fumarylacetoacetate hydrolase family protein, giving the protein MDRRHFFQNTALVTTGALAGCALPGVAQNKARTPFEVSDTYIPIVGSDEMFPVRRIYCIGRNYRAHAIEMGSNPDREPPFFFQKPTDAIQYVAAGTVADHPYPSLTKNYHYEAELVACLGKGGRNIPVEKALDLVYGYTLGLDMARRDLQRAMGDQKKPWEIGKSFDKSAPIGPVHKLGRVEHFTKGNIWLKVNGQTKQNANLNQMIWNVAEQISKLSEANELFPGDIIYSGTPENVGPVVRGDVIEMHIDGLPNLSVKIV; this is encoded by the coding sequence ATGGATCGACGTCATTTTTTCCAGAACACGGCCCTGGTCACCACCGGTGCGCTGGCCGGTTGCGCCTTGCCCGGCGTGGCCCAGAACAAGGCCAGGACCCCGTTCGAGGTGAGCGACACCTACATCCCCATCGTCGGCAGCGATGAGATGTTCCCGGTGCGCCGCATCTATTGCATCGGCCGCAACTACAGAGCCCATGCGATTGAGATGGGTTCCAACCCGGACCGCGAACCGCCCTTCTTCTTCCAGAAACCGACCGACGCCATCCAGTACGTGGCCGCCGGCACCGTGGCCGACCACCCCTATCCCTCGCTGACCAAGAACTACCACTACGAGGCCGAACTGGTGGCCTGCCTGGGCAAGGGCGGGCGCAACATCCCCGTCGAGAAGGCGCTGGATCTGGTCTACGGCTACACCCTGGGCCTGGACATGGCACGCCGCGATCTGCAGCGCGCCATGGGCGACCAGAAAAAGCCCTGGGAGATCGGCAAGAGCTTCGACAAATCTGCGCCCATCGGCCCGGTGCACAAGCTCGGCCGGGTCGAGCATTTCACCAAGGGCAACATCTGGCTCAAGGTCAACGGTCAGACCAAGCAGAACGCGAATCTGAACCAGATGATCTGGAACGTGGCCGAGCAGATCAGCAAGCTGTCCGAAGCCAACGAACTCTTCCCCGGCGACATCATTTATTCGGGCACACCGGAGAACGTGGGCCCGGTGGTGCGTGGCGACGTGATCGAGATGCACATCGATGGCCTGCCCAACCTGAGCGTCAAGATCGTCTGA
- a CDS encoding TRAP transporter large permease subunit produces the protein MKIRKELWFGFSLMGLIILAAIGMLLGAEKITNGHIGLLMLSLVVVAIMLGFPTAFTLMGMGMIFTWIAYEENTTKTLDLMVSAAFKVMSNDVLISIPLFVFMGYLVERANLIEKLFRSLHLALARLPGALAVATLVTCAVFATATGIVGAVVTLMGLLALPQMLRAGYDVKLSAGAITAGGCLGILIPPSVMLIVYGATAGVSVVQLYAGAFFPGLMLAGLYILYVIIVAKLKPHMAPPLSEKERYIPLPPLMEKIAPAHSARALPALLKALKGRNNADVPTSYILKQLAVVLAPLVLFLFVALWSYAGVTSVPPLEETSTLQSMGEGNAEEAADDEEGGLAVPPGTEEEDSASAAPAAAEAVAAPAAEPVAAASAEPAATSKPAPAGFWIGLGVGALAMAIYYGLLSFTRLEVFKMLLTSFFPLLVLILAVLGSIVMGLATPTEAAAVGALGGFLLAAAYRQLTLEVVKESVFLTAKTSAMVCWLFVGSAIFSAAFALLGGQELVENWVMSMNLTKTQFLVLSQVIIFILGWPLEWTEIIVIFMPIFIPLLDNFGVDPLFFGLLVALNLQTAFLSPPVAMAAFYLKGVSPPHVTLNQIFAGMLPFMGIQVIAIIILYNFPGIGMWLPQVLYK, from the coding sequence ATGAAGATCCGCAAAGAACTCTGGTTCGGCTTCAGCCTCATGGGGCTGATCATCCTGGCTGCCATCGGCATGCTGCTGGGCGCCGAGAAGATCACCAACGGCCACATCGGCCTGCTGATGCTTTCGCTGGTGGTCGTGGCCATCATGCTGGGTTTCCCCACGGCGTTCACGCTGATGGGCATGGGCATGATCTTCACCTGGATCGCCTACGAGGAAAACACGACCAAGACGCTGGACCTGATGGTGTCCGCGGCCTTCAAGGTCATGAGCAACGACGTGCTGATTTCGATCCCGCTGTTCGTCTTCATGGGCTACCTGGTCGAGCGCGCCAACCTGATCGAAAAGCTGTTCCGCAGCCTGCACCTGGCCCTGGCGCGCCTGCCCGGCGCCCTGGCCGTGGCCACCCTGGTGACCTGTGCCGTGTTCGCCACGGCCACCGGCATCGTCGGTGCCGTGGTCACGCTGATGGGCCTGCTGGCCCTGCCGCAGATGCTGCGCGCCGGTTATGACGTCAAGCTGTCGGCCGGGGCCATCACGGCCGGCGGCTGCCTGGGCATCCTGATCCCGCCCTCGGTCATGCTGATCGTCTATGGCGCCACCGCCGGTGTCTCCGTGGTGCAGCTGTATGCCGGCGCCTTCTTCCCCGGGCTCATGCTGGCCGGTCTGTACATCCTGTACGTGATCATCGTGGCCAAGCTCAAGCCCCATATGGCGCCCCCGCTGTCGGAGAAGGAGCGCTACATCCCGCTGCCGCCGCTGATGGAGAAGATCGCCCCCGCACACTCCGCGCGCGCCCTGCCGGCGCTGCTCAAGGCCCTCAAGGGCCGGAACAATGCCGACGTGCCGACCAGCTACATCCTCAAGCAGCTGGCTGTCGTGCTGGCGCCCCTGGTCCTTTTCCTGTTCGTGGCCCTGTGGAGCTACGCCGGTGTCACCAGCGTGCCGCCGCTGGAAGAAACCTCCACGCTGCAAAGCATGGGTGAAGGCAATGCCGAAGAGGCCGCCGATGACGAGGAGGGCGGGCTTGCCGTGCCTCCGGGGACCGAGGAAGAAGACAGCGCCAGCGCCGCACCCGCTGCGGCCGAAGCGGTGGCCGCACCGGCGGCCGAGCCGGTGGCTGCTGCCAGCGCCGAGCCGGCCGCGACCAGCAAGCCGGCTCCCGCCGGTTTCTGGATCGGTCTGGGCGTGGGCGCCCTGGCCATGGCGATCTATTACGGCCTGCTGAGCTTCACGCGGCTGGAAGTGTTCAAGATGCTGCTGACCAGCTTCTTCCCGCTGCTGGTGCTGATCCTTGCCGTGCTGGGTTCCATCGTCATGGGCCTGGCCACGCCGACCGAAGCGGCCGCCGTCGGCGCCCTGGGCGGTTTCCTGCTGGCTGCGGCCTACAGGCAACTGACGCTGGAGGTGGTCAAGGAAAGCGTGTTCCTCACGGCCAAGACCTCGGCCATGGTGTGCTGGCTCTTTGTCGGCTCGGCCATCTTCTCTGCCGCCTTCGCCCTGCTGGGCGGCCAGGAGCTGGTGGAGAACTGGGTCATGTCCATGAACCTCACCAAGACCCAGTTCCTGGTGCTCAGCCAGGTCATCATCTTCATCCTGGGCTGGCCGCTGGAGTGGACCGAGATCATCGTGATCTTCATGCCCATCTTCATCCCGCTGCTGGACAACTTCGGGGTCGATCCGCTGTTCTTCGGCTTGCTCGTGGCGCTGAATCTGCAGACCGCCTTCCTGAGCCCGCCGGTGGCCATGGCGGCCTTCTACCTGAAGGGTGTGAGCCCGCCGCACGTGACGCTGAACCAGATCTTTGCCGGCATGCTGCCCTTCATGGGCATCCAGGTGATTGCCATCATCATCCTGTACAACTTCCCCGGCATCGGCATGTGGCTGCCGCAGGTGCTGTACAAGTAA
- a CDS encoding TRAP transporter small permease subunit, which yields MQNFLLAVDRLSTWIGKIFAWTALILTLMISWEVFSRYVLNQPHAWMLDFQIMMYGTLFMTAGAYTLSKNGHVRGDVLYGFFRPRTQATLDLILYFVFFLPGITALTWAGWTYFNESLVIREQTFSAEPLPMYPFKFIIPLSGGILLLQGIVEIIRCILCIRDGEWPAREQDVEEVDVEKLKEMVHVKDEDIQALDKYVVKEGAHK from the coding sequence ATGCAGAACTTCCTGCTCGCGGTCGATCGCCTGTCCACCTGGATAGGCAAGATCTTCGCCTGGACCGCCCTCATCCTCACCCTCATGATCAGCTGGGAAGTGTTCTCCCGCTACGTGCTGAACCAGCCCCATGCCTGGATGCTGGACTTCCAGATCATGATGTACGGCACCCTGTTCATGACCGCGGGCGCCTACACCCTGTCCAAGAACGGCCATGTGCGCGGCGACGTGCTCTACGGCTTCTTCCGGCCGCGCACGCAGGCCACCCTGGACCTGATCCTCTACTTTGTGTTTTTCCTGCCGGGCATCACGGCACTGACCTGGGCCGGCTGGACCTACTTCAACGAATCCCTGGTGATACGCGAGCAGACCTTCTCGGCCGAGCCGCTGCCGATGTACCCCTTCAAGTTCATCATCCCGCTCTCGGGCGGCATCCTGCTGCTGCAGGGCATCGTCGAGATCATCCGCTGCATCCTGTGCATCCGTGACGGCGAGTGGCCGGCGCGCGAGCAGGACGTGGAGGAAGTCGACGTCGAGAAACTCAAGGAAATGGTCCACGTGAAAGACGAAGACATCCAGGCGCTGGACAAGTACGTCGTGAAGGAAGGCGCCCACAAATGA